A single Deinococcus carri DNA region contains:
- a CDS encoding SdrD B-like domain-containing protein — protein MKRILLFVLCLLGLGILGMNQAQAQACSSGACVAAGPRLVSVDSRQSALLNTLLQALLPGTGVQLSVLDWNALAGGDVRLTLLLERLRANLNLSSTDEVLGTNITLGQLLVALADVAQADGNTALVNALNTLRVPLGGLGGSIRLADLLSVQFPQGALTDVGLDVLDLITSAVQLYNHRNVATTPAPVQVNTAALGLTGVAALRVYAQVVEPPVYVCGRVGSSFHTAAIRLKLDLTLASGLNTAALTTAVSNILAGLTLNATNVRVEQLDALRVSVYVEVAQAEGTISGLDLLASAVTLQARPGLVNLFLGQIPDPIFFNRTRLLTSADVTPATAATLRVSALLPIADITLDLGVQLRGTASGRPELLTQTYTVPFPQTRTFSSGSVSASALVTSLLNNLEVSLVNSGVNVRLLGTLPLPLPIGTITDALLTGLVTPLTGQLTGLLTPVLGTVLGGLVDPLLNLLGIQIGQAVFSVAGITRVCPVSGTVYRDLQPDGTRDAGESWSGTPNVYVNLVQGGRTVQSVLVTAGSGAYTFAEVPRGTFSVLVTAAALDTTPRAPAGWILVTPESGMRSVTVDAAPVASQDFGLFEGARVRGLLFADHGLGAGVPNDARRNGQEPPAPGVTVSLTGAGQSRAATTGTDGRYTLYWPAAWGPSAALTVADRPVAGFSNGTTATLAADFAGSNVNPLPLDVTSGRDLTRDFGVVEASSLTSAAPGATGTPGRVRYAHLYRPGTLGTVTLAASGTVGYGYTFARDLDCDGTVEDSERAGLTSFTVDGNWPREPDGRLRACALEVEVRVPAGQPTGTVDTATVTATLTWEGRPVQDPRGVTDTTAVTDQQAATLTKRVRNLTRHGAGSGLSSDAFPGERLEYCLDYRNLGVDPLTQLVLADHLTLPLQYVPGTLARDGVALTDQTGDDDGDVTGQQVVVRLAALNPGAGGSVCFQVTVP, from the coding sequence TTGAAACGGATTCTTCTTTTCGTCCTGTGTTTGCTGGGGCTGGGAATCCTGGGCATGAACCAGGCACAGGCGCAGGCGTGCAGCAGCGGCGCGTGTGTGGCTGCCGGACCCCGGTTGGTGAGTGTGGACTCCCGGCAGAGTGCACTGCTCAACACCCTGTTGCAGGCCCTGCTGCCCGGCACGGGTGTCCAGCTCAGCGTGCTCGACTGGAACGCCCTGGCCGGAGGCGACGTGAGGCTGACCCTCCTGCTGGAGCGTCTGCGCGCCAACCTCAACCTCTCGAGCACCGACGAGGTGCTGGGCACGAACATCACCCTGGGTCAGTTGCTGGTGGCCCTGGCCGATGTGGCGCAGGCGGACGGCAACACGGCCCTCGTCAACGCCCTGAACACGCTGCGGGTGCCGCTGGGCGGCCTCGGCGGGAGCATCCGCCTCGCCGACCTGCTCTCGGTGCAGTTTCCCCAGGGGGCACTCACCGACGTGGGGCTGGATGTGCTCGATCTCATCACGAGTGCCGTGCAGCTCTACAACCACCGCAACGTCGCCACCACGCCCGCGCCCGTACAGGTCAACACCGCCGCCCTGGGGCTGACAGGTGTGGCCGCGCTGCGAGTGTACGCTCAGGTCGTCGAACCCCCGGTGTACGTGTGTGGCCGGGTCGGTTCCTCTTTCCACACGGCGGCCATCCGCCTCAAGCTCGACCTGACGCTGGCGAGCGGCCTGAACACGGCGGCCCTCACGACCGCCGTCTCGAACATCCTCGCCGGGCTGACCCTGAATGCCACCAACGTCCGGGTCGAGCAGCTCGACGCCCTGCGCGTCAGCGTCTACGTCGAGGTCGCCCAGGCAGAGGGCACCATCAGCGGCCTCGACCTGCTGGCGAGCGCGGTCACCCTGCAGGCGCGGCCGGGGCTGGTGAACCTCTTCCTGGGCCAGATTCCGGACCCCATCTTCTTCAACCGCACCCGCCTCCTGACCTCCGCCGACGTGACGCCCGCCACCGCCGCCACGCTGCGGGTCAGCGCCCTCCTGCCGATTGCCGACATCACCCTGGACCTGGGGGTGCAACTGCGCGGCACGGCGAGCGGCCGTCCCGAACTTCTCACCCAGACCTACACGGTGCCCTTTCCACAGACGCGCACCTTTTCCTCCGGCTCAGTGTCGGCCAGTGCCCTGGTCACCTCGCTCCTGAACAACCTGGAGGTCAGCCTGGTCAACAGCGGGGTGAACGTCAGGCTGCTCGGCACCCTGCCCCTGCCGCTGCCCATCGGCACCATCACCGACGCCCTCCTGACCGGGCTGGTGACTCCGCTAACGGGCCAGTTGACGGGTCTCCTCACGCCCGTGCTGGGTACGGTTCTGGGTGGCCTGGTCGACCCGCTGCTGAACCTGCTGGGCATTCAGATAGGTCAGGCGGTCTTCAGTGTGGCGGGCATCACGCGCGTCTGCCCGGTGAGCGGCACGGTGTACCGCGACCTGCAACCGGACGGCACCCGTGATGCGGGCGAAAGTTGGAGCGGCACCCCGAACGTCTACGTCAACCTGGTGCAGGGGGGACGGACCGTGCAGTCTGTCCTCGTGACCGCCGGAAGCGGCGCTTACACCTTTGCGGAAGTTCCGCGCGGCACCTTCAGCGTCCTCGTGACGGCGGCGGCTCTGGACACCACGCCCCGCGCTCCCGCCGGTTGGATCCTGGTGACGCCCGAATCCGGCATGCGCTCCGTCACCGTCGACGCGGCCCCGGTTGCGAGTCAGGACTTCGGTCTCTTCGAGGGTGCCCGCGTTCGCGGTCTGCTGTTCGCTGACCACGGACTGGGTGCAGGGGTTCCGAACGATGCGCGCCGGAACGGCCAGGAGCCGCCCGCCCCTGGCGTGACCGTCAGCCTGACGGGTGCGGGCCAGTCGCGTGCGGCCACGACCGGCACAGACGGCCGCTACACCCTGTACTGGCCCGCGGCCTGGGGTCCGTCTGCGGCCCTCACCGTCGCTGACCGCCCCGTGGCCGGGTTCTCTAACGGGACGACGGCTACCCTTGCGGCGGACTTCGCGGGGAGCAACGTCAACCCGCTCCCGCTCGACGTGACCTCAGGCCGCGACCTGACGCGCGACTTCGGGGTGGTGGAGGCGTCCTCCCTGACCTCCGCCGCCCCGGGCGCAACCGGAACGCCGGGGCGTGTGCGCTATGCCCACCTCTACCGGCCCGGCACCCTGGGCACCGTGACCCTCGCGGCCAGCGGCACGGTGGGGTACGGCTATACCTTCGCCCGTGACCTCGATTGCGACGGGACCGTGGAGGACAGTGAACGGGCGGGCCTCACCTCCTTCACCGTGGACGGCAACTGGCCGCGCGAGCCGGACGGCCGCCTGCGGGCCTGCGCTCTGGAAGTTGAGGTCCGGGTCCCGGCCGGACAGCCCACCGGCACAGTAGATACCGCAACTGTCACGGCGACCCTGACCTGGGAAGGCCGCCCGGTGCAGGACCCTCGCGGCGTCACCGACACGACGGCGGTGACGGACCAGCAGGCGGCCACCCTGACCAAGCGCGTCCGCAACTTGACGCGGCACGGCGCAGGCTCGGGCCTCAGCTCCGATGCTTTTCCCGGTGAGCGGCTGGAGTACTGCCTGGACTACCGCAACCTCGGAGTGGACCCCCTGACTCAGCTCGTCCTGGCCGACCACCTGACTCTCCCGCTCCAGTACGTCCCCGGCACCCTGGCCCGCGATGGCGTCGCCCTGACGGACCAGACCGGCGACGATGACGGCGACGTCACGGGGCAGCAGGTGGTGGTGCGGCTGGCCGCGCTGAACCCAGGCGCGGGCGGCAGCGTCTGTTTCCAGGTGACCGTGCCTTAA